In a single window of the Tribolium castaneum strain GA2 chromosome 8, icTriCast1.1, whole genome shotgun sequence genome:
- the Mdh2 gene encoding malate dehydrogenase, mitochondrial translates to MFSRVVRPSLASARSFSTSKQNNVKVAVAGASGGIGQPLSLLLKQSPLVTELSLYDIVHTPGVAADLSHIETPAKVKGFNGPENLKKAFEGAEVIIIPAGVPRKPGMTRDDLFNTNASIVQTLAEAAAESAPKALIGIISNPVNSTVPIAAEVLKKAGKYDPKRLFGVSTLDVVRANTFVAELKGLNPLEVKVPVIGGHSGVTIIPLISQATPSVTFPPDQLKALTERIQEAGTEVVKAKAGAGSATLSMAYAGARFAISLIRALKGEQNIIECAYVESNLTEAKYFSTPLLLGKNGLEKNLGLGKLSDFEQDLLKKAIPELKKNIQKGEDFVNKK, encoded by the exons ATGTTCTCGCGAGTGGTGCGTCCAAGCCTTGCCAGTGCCCGCAGTTTTAGCACGTCCAAACAG AACAATGTGAAAGTGGCCGTTGCCGGCGCCTCCGGGGGCATCGGCCAGCCCCTGTCGCTCCTCCTCAAACAGAGCCCCCTAGTCACCGAACTGTCCCTCTACGATATCGTCCATACCCCAGGAGTCGCCGCCGACCTGTCCCACATTGAGACCCCCGCCAAAGTCAAAGG CTTCAACGGCCCCGAAAACCTCAAAAAGGCCTTCGAGGGGGCCGAAGTGATCATAATCCCGGCGGGGGTTCCCCGAAAGCCTGGCATGACTCGCGACGACTTGTTCAACACAAACGCCTCGATCGTGCAAACTCTGGCCGAAGCCGCCGCCGAGAGCGCCCCCAAAGCCCTAATCGGCATCATCTCGAACCCCGTCAACTCCACCGTCCCCATCGCGGCCGAGGTTTTGAAAAAAGCGGGGAAGTACGACCCCAAGCGCCTCTTCGGGGTCTCAACCCTCGACGTGGTGCGCGCCAACACCTTCGTGGCCGAGCTCAAAGGGCTGAACCCCTTGGAGGTCAAAGTGCCAGTGATTGGGGGGCACTCGGGGGTTACCATAATCCCACTCATTTCGCAAGCCACCCCTTCGGTGACCTTCCCCCCAGATCAGCTCAAAGCGTTAACGGAGCGGATCCAGGAGGCTGGCACGGAAGTTGTCAAGGCCAAGGCAGGAGCGGGCTCAGCCACCCTGTCAATGGCGTACGCCGGGGCCCGATTTGCAATCTCCCTAATCCGGGCCCTCAAGGGCGAACAAAACATCATCGAGTGTGCCTACGTTGAATCTAACTTAACCGAAGCCAAATATTTCTCGACTCCGTTGCTTTTGGGCAAAAACGGGCTCGAGAAGAACTTGGGATTGGGAAAATTGAGCGATTTTGAGCAAGACTTGCTCAAAAAGGCCATCCCAGAGTTGAAGAAAAATATCCAAAAGGGCGAAGATTTTGTTAATAAGAagtaa
- the LOC662302 gene encoding large ribosomal subunit protein eL22, whose product MAPTKPAPAGGKPQPKKQQIRGKGLKKKKVALRFVIDCTHPVEDSILDVGSFEQYLKSKIKINGKTGNFASGKGSQHAVTLGREKNTKVVLNSEIPFSKRYLKYLTKKYLKKNNLRDWLRVVASGKDSYELRYFQINSQEDDDEEDNE is encoded by the exons ATGGCTCCG ACAAAACCTGCGCCCGCCGGAGGCAAGCCCCAGCCCAAGAAGCAGCAAATCAGGGGTAAAGGGCTCAAGAAGAAGAAGGTGGCGTTGCGATTCGTTATCGATTGTACCCACCCTGTGGAAGACAGCATTCTGGATGTGGGGAGCTTT GAGCAATACTTGAAGAGCAAGATTAAAATCAACGGGAAAACCGGGAATTTCGCCTCGGGGAAAGGGAGCCAACATGCGGTCACTTTGGGGCGCGAGAAGAACACGAAAGTCGTGTTGAATTCGGAAATTCCCTTCTCGAAGAGGTACTTGAAGTATCTCACTAAAAAGTACCTCAAGAAGAATAATTTGAGGGATTGGTTGCGAGTTGTTGCCTCTGGGAAGGACAGTTATGAGTTGAGGTACTTCCAGATTAATAGTCAAGAGGATGACGATGAGGAGGATAATGAGtaa
- the LOC662263 gene encoding putative fatty acyl-CoA reductase CG8306 yields the protein MSSSEIVSFYTGKNFFITGASGFVGICLLEKILRVIPNHGQIYLLLRPKKGKAINERLEEIKKNQIFEKLLANRSVEDVFRGVQAIAGDVGQDNLGISPEDRRLLVENVNVIIHSAATLDFGDTLKTTVNINLLGTRRITQLAKECRQLKVLTHVSSAYVNSYRLECEEIIYDKPCDSEELISLVEKLSEAELEKQTPEILKDHPNTYTITKHLAEHEIKNCETIFPCTIVRPSMIIGAWKEPIPGWTISKNGPQGFLMGAAKGVIRRLPVGKSLIYDYIPVDVVVNNLLAAGYSAATHNAKQVEVYHCTSSTRNPFSWILIEDRVNSFLHEYPLKSAVWYPYLKFLPSVTWYKISAFFVHILPAILLDFVTRVAGGRPILMKLHRNVNTSLDRLEKFIFTEWKFHATKTTQLHKSLSKTDQELFILDITTLVWLDYFKDLAVGARVYLNREPLKNLAGAKTKDNILMILHLAMQAALFSLIWYLFACIFGMKMSSSAFVVPIGYFVFSLL from the exons ATGTCGAGCAGCGAAATCGTGTCATTTTACACCGGAAAAAACTTCTTCATAACTGGGGCCAGCGGTTTCGTTGGTATTTGTCTTTTGGAGAAGATTCTCCGCGTGATTCCCAACCATGGTCAGATCTACCTTCTCCTGCGCCCCAAGAAGGGGAAAGCCATAAACGAGCGACTTGAAGAAATCAAAAAgaaccaaatttttgaaaaattactcgCTAATCGAAGCGTCGAGGACGTGTTTCGCGGCGTCCAAGCAATCGCTGGTGACGTAGGCCAGGACAATTTGGGGATTTCCCCCGAAGATCGTCGCCTACTTGTCGAGAATGTCAATGTTATAATCCACTCAGCTGCGACTTTAGATTTCGGTGATACGTTGAAAACTACAGTAAATATTAATCTTTTGGGGACACGTCGCATCACCCAGTTGGCTAAGGAGTGTCGACAATTGAAGGTTCTGACACATGTTAGCAGCGCCTACGTGAATTCGTATCGCCTGGAGTGTGAAGAAATCATCTATGACAAGCCATGTGACAGCGAGGAGCTGATCTCATTGGTGGAGAAGCTAAGCGAGGCGGAGCTTGAGAAGCAAACACCGGAAATACTCAAAGATCACCCAAACACCTACACCATAACCAAACATTTGGCCGaacatgaaataaaaaactgcgAAACGATTTTTCCCTGCACTATTGTACGGCCTAGCATGA TTATTGGGGCGTGGAAGGAACCCATCCCTGGATGGACAATCAGTAAAAATGGGCCTCAGGGCTTCCTCATGGGGGCTGCCAAAGGGGTGATTCGCCGACTTCCGGTCGGTAAAAGCCTAATTTATGACTACATCCCTGTTGATGTAGTTGTTAATAATTTACTGGCGGCTGGGTACAGTGCTGCCACCCATAACGCCAAACAAGTGGAAGTGTATCACTGCACGTCTAGCACTCGTAACCCGTTCTCTTGGATTTTAATCGAGGATCgggttaatagttttttgcacgAATATCCGTTAAAGTCAGCCGTTTGGTATCCGTATTTGAAGTTTTTGCCCTCTGTTACGTGGTACAAAATTTCCGCCTTTTTCGTACACATTCTGCCAGCGATACTTCTCGATTTTGTCACTAGAGTCGCTGGGGGGCGCCCTAT CTTAATGAAATTACACCGAAACGTCAACACGTCACTAGATCGTttggaaaaattcattttcaccGAATGGAAATTCCACGCAACTAAAACCACACAACTGCACAAATCGTTATCAAAAACGGACcaagaattatttattttggacATAACAACGCTGGTTTGGTTGGATTATTTCAAAGATCTAGCAGTCGGGGCCCGAGTCTACTTAAACCGCGAACCTTTGAAAAATCTAGCCGGCGCCAAAACCAAAGATAATAT CTTGATGATTCTGCATCTAGCCATGCAGGCGGCGCTTTTTTCACTCATTTGGTATTTGTTTGCGTGCATTTTCGGCATGAAAATGTCGTCGTCAGCGTTCGTTGTCCCGATTGGTTATTTTGTATTCagtttgttgtaa